In Helianthus annuus cultivar XRQ/B chromosome 9, HanXRQr2.0-SUNRISE, whole genome shotgun sequence, the following are encoded in one genomic region:
- the LOC110876123 gene encoding extensin-like yields the protein MDTYDWYFTPSYNNSPAQPPLVEPQLQAVSPPPLPVEEPPQQLPQPPLEPPRQRRNARISVRGGPRFSSPQGSSSYPPIPEDPQMGGPSHVVPENDPPPVSHAPPPPMRFDNPIPTYPGSSGYNPFENPSGYPSDYGNHDPYLTAAQYNALFPSSFPPVYPTGYPVQGYQYPPYQQPPPPQQVQTEEILQRLDRVEQEANETKKKHNSFLKGLASLIKGKKK from the coding sequence ATGGACACGTATGATTGGTACTTTACTCCTTCGTACAATAACTCTCCTGCTCAACCTCCTTTGGTTGAACCCCAGCTTCAAGCAGTTTCACCTCCACCACTTCCTGTTGAGGAGCCGCCTCAACAGCTACCTCAGCCACCTCTGGAGCCTCCGAGGCAAAGGAGGAATGCACGAATATCTGTGCGAGGAGGACCTCGTTTCAGTTCTCCTCAGGGTTCAAGTTCTTACCCTCCTATCCCCGAGGACCCCCAAATGGGTGGACCCTCGCACGTGGTACCGGAAAACGATCCTCCACCGGTTTCACATGCACCACCGCCACCAATGCGTTTCGACAACCCGATCCCGACTTACCCAGGTTCTTCTGGGTACAACCCTTTTGAAAACCCATCTGGATACCCATCGGATTATGGAAACCATGATCCATACCTTACTGCTGCACAATACAATGCACTTTTTCCATCTTCTTTCCCTCCAGTTTACCCAACTGGATATCCGGTGCAGGGTTATCAATACCCCCCATATcagcaacctcctcctccccaACAGGTGCAAACTGAAGAAATACTTCAAAGGCTAGACAGGGTTGAGCAAGAAGCAAATGAAACCAAAAAGAAGCATAATAGCTTTCTCAAAGGCCTTGCGAGCCTTATTAAAGGCAAGAAGAAGTAG